TACAATCGCTGGTCATAAGCAATAGAGGCTGTATAGTCCTGAACGGCCTTTTCGGCGTCCTTTTGAAAACGCGAGCGTAGCGGCTTCATTTGCTGCTTATTATGGCATCAATCTATGATTGGGGTCAAGTGGAACTCGGACGGTCCGACGATTGGCTGTCCGTCCGCTTCCCGATTCGTCAACTTTCCTTTTCTGTGCTCTGGCTCTCCAGCCAGGTCTTCCAATCCTCGGTGGCCTTTTGCAGTCCACTTCCGGCCTCTGTCTGGCCGAGAACATCCATCCTTTCCAGACATTCCCGCAGCTCTTTCTGCTCTTTCAAAATCGTCCTAATGACGTCGGCAACCGGGTCAGGGAGCCGGCCATGCTCCAACTCGGGGACGGCCTCCAGGTGCTGCGTCACAACTTTGCCGGGGACGCCGACCACCGTTGCCCCGGGGGGAACGAGTTTAACCACCACTGAGCCCGACCCGATACGCGCATCATCGCCCACCGTAATGGAACCCAGAACAATCGCACCAGAGCCAATCACTACCCGGTTGCCGATAGTCGGGTGCCTCTTTTTCTTTCCCAGACTGGTGCCACCCAGAACGACTCCCTGATAGATCAAAACATCATCGCCGATCTCTGCCGTCTCCCCAATCACCACTCCCGAACCGTGGTCAATGAAAAAGCGTTTGCCGATCTGGGCTCCGGGGTGGATTTCGATGCCGGTCAGAAAACGACTGCCGTGCGAAAGCAATCGGGCAAGAAAATAAAGATGGTGCCGCCAGAGAAAATGAGCCACTCGATGACCCCACAGGGCATGCAATCCGGGATAGCAGAAGAGGATTTCGGCTGTGCTTCTGGCCGCCGGATCCTTGCCTCGAATGGTGCGGATGTCCTCACGCAAGGTCTTAAGCACCTTCTTTGCCCTCCTTTATCCGCCCGTCTGGAAGAGCCACGTGGATAAATAGCGCTCTCCGGTATCGGGCAGGATCACTACAACCAGTTTGCCCTCGTTTTCCGCTCTCCTGGCCATTTCTATAGCTGCCCAGGTTGCAGCCCCGGAAGAGATGCCGGCCAGTATCCCCTCTTCTTTAGCCAGTCTCCTGGCCATATCTCCGGCCTCATCGTTTCCCACCGAAACGATTTCATCAATCAGGTCCCGCCTGAAAACTTCGGGGACAAAACCAGCGCCGATGCCCTGAATCTTGTGCAGTCCGGCCTTTCCCCCGGATAGAACCGGCGAACCCGCCGGTTCTACGGCAATGGCTTTGACCTGCGTCTTTTTCGCCTTGAGAACCTCGGCCACACCGGAGATGGTCCCTCCCGTCCCTACCCCGGCCACCACGATATCCACTCTGCCTGCAGTATCGCGCCATATCTCCTCGGCAGTGGTGAGGCGATGGATTTCCGGGTTGGCCGGATTCTTGAACTGCTGGGGCATGAAATAGCCCGGATTGGCGGCCACAAGTTCTTCTGCTTTTCTCACCGCTCCGGTCATTCCCTCGACGCCGGGGGTAAGCACCAGTTCAGCCCCAAAAATGGAGAGGAGCTGTCTTCGTTCCACAGACATGGTATCCGGCATAGTCAGGATCAGTTTGTATCCTCTGGCAGCGCAGACAAAGGCCAGAGCAATGCCGGTATTCCCGCTGGTCGGCTCAACGATAACGGTATCCCTTTTGATCAACCCCTTCTCCTCAGCATCGACGATCATGGCCACCCCAATCCTGTCCTTGATGCTATGGGTCGGATTGAAGGACTCCAGCTTCGCCACCACCTCGGCCCTCGCTCCGGCGGTGACATGATTCAATCTGACCAGAGGGGTATTGCCGATCAGTTCGGTGGAATCCTTGGCAATGCCTCGTGTGAGCCTAGGCATCGCGGTTGTTTTATAATAATGCACTTTGGCGGATTTCGAAGCTGCATTGGTATCCATATGATTCCTTCTGCACTGTTGATCAGGTGAGTCATGATAGCAGAGGAGCCGTGCAGTGTCAATCAAAATATTACAGTAACCCGG
The DNA window shown above is from Dehalococcoidia bacterium and carries:
- the cysE gene encoding serine O-acetyltransferase, encoding MREDIRTIRGKDPAARSTAEILFCYPGLHALWGHRVAHFLWRHHLYFLARLLSHGSRFLTGIEIHPGAQIGKRFFIDHGSGVVIGETAEIGDDVLIYQGVVLGGTSLGKKKRHPTIGNRVVIGSGAIVLGSITVGDDARIGSGSVVVKLVPPGATVVGVPGKVVTQHLEAVPELEHGRLPDPVADVIRTILKEQKELRECLERMDVLGQTEAGSGLQKATEDWKTWLESQSTEKES
- the cysK gene encoding cysteine synthase A; the encoded protein is MPRLTRGIAKDSTELIGNTPLVRLNHVTAGARAEVVAKLESFNPTHSIKDRIGVAMIVDAEEKGLIKRDTVIVEPTSGNTGIALAFVCAARGYKLILTMPDTMSVERRQLLSIFGAELVLTPGVEGMTGAVRKAEELVAANPGYFMPQQFKNPANPEIHRLTTAEEIWRDTAGRVDIVVAGVGTGGTISGVAEVLKAKKTQVKAIAVEPAGSPVLSGGKAGLHKIQGIGAGFVPEVFRRDLIDEIVSVGNDEAGDMARRLAKEEGILAGISSGAATWAAIEMARRAENEGKLVVVILPDTGERYLSTWLFQTGG